A genomic region of Magnolia sinica isolate HGM2019 chromosome 6, MsV1, whole genome shotgun sequence contains the following coding sequences:
- the LOC131248680 gene encoding metal tolerance protein 1-like yields the protein MEVSNPQQGQAVEISSDVPVGAPSLGGSKICKGATCGFSDLETSSKDVKERSASMRKLFIAVTLCFIFMTIEVVSGIKANSLAILTDAAHLLSDVAAFAISLFSVWASGWEANPRQSYGFFRIEILGALVSIQLIWLLAGILVYEAIIRIIHNTGEVQGFLMFIIAAFGLFVNVVMALLLGHDHGHGDHVGHDHDHSHGVEQGHGITVTTHHHNLGQSILKVDHNHLINGVAHLNDGDQDSPLLKDSDDCCELKADPEGSKGMKQWNINVQGAYLHVLGDSIQSTGVMIGGAIIWYKPEWKIIDLICTLIFSIIVLGTTIQMLRKILEVLMESTPREIDATVLEKGLCKMDGVVAVHELHIWAITVGKVLLACHVTITPEADADLVLDKVVGYIRKEYNISHVTIQIERG from the coding sequence ATGGAAGTAAGCAATCCCCAACAGGGGCAGGCTGTTGAAATAAGCAGTGATGTGCCTGTGGGAGCGCCAAGCTTGGGTGGGAGTAAGATTTGCAAAGGAGCAACATGTGGGTTCTCCGACTTGGAAACCAGCTCCAAAGATGTGAAAGAACGGTCTGCATCCATGCGCAAGCTTTTCATTGCGGTCACACTCTGCTTCATCTTCATGACCATAGAAGTAGTCAGCGGCATTAAAGCGAACAGCCTTGCGATCTTGACCGATGCAGCCCATCTGCTTTCAGACGTCGCAGCTTTTGCCATCTCCTTGTTCTCAGTATGGGCGTCGGGATGGGAAGCCAACCCGCGCCAGTCATATGGCTTCTTCCGGATTGAGATTCTTGGCGCTCTGGTTTCCATTCAGCTGATATGGCTCTTGGCTGGGATTCTAGTATATGAAGCCATCATCAGAATCATCCACAACACAGGCGAGGTCCAGGGCTTTCTAATGTTCATCATCGCTGCTTTTGGGTTGTTTGTTAATGTTGTGATGGCCCTCTTGTTGGGTCATGATCATGGGCACGGTGACCATGTTGGTCATGATCATGACCATTCTCATGGCGTGGAGCAAGGCCATGGGATAACCGTTACCACTCACCATCATAATTTGGGTCAGTCCATCCTCAAGGTTGACCACAATCAtctcatcaatggtgtggcccatttgaatgatGGGGATCAGGATTCACCTCTGCTTAAGGATTCTGATGATTGCTGTGAACTGAAGGCGGACCCTGAGGGAAGCAAAGGGATGAAGCAGTGGAACATCAATGTACAGGGAGCCTACCTTCACGTGCTCGGGGACTCCATCCAGAGCACAGGAGTGATGATTGGAGGTGCGATCATATGGTACAAGCCTGAGTGGAAGATCATTGATCTGATATGCACGCTCATCTTCTCCATAATTGTGCTGGGCACAACAATCCAGATGCTACGCAAAATACTCGAGGTGCTGATGGAGAGCACGCCAAGGGAGATTGACGCGACAGTGCTTGAGAAGGGCCTTTGCAAGATGGATGGGGTGGTGGCCGTCCATGAGCTGCACATATGGGCCATCACGGTGGGGAAGGTTCTATTGGCGTGCCATGTCACGATAACACCGGAGGCAGATGCAGACCTTGTATTGGATAAGGTGGTGGGGTACATTAGGAAGGAGTACAACATCAGCCATGTAACCATACAGATAGAACGCGGGTGA